In Ciconia boyciana chromosome 3, ASM3463844v1, whole genome shotgun sequence, a genomic segment contains:
- the MORN2 gene encoding LOW QUALITY PROTEIN: MORN repeat-containing protein 2 (The sequence of the model RefSeq protein was modified relative to this genomic sequence to represent the inferred CDS: inserted 3 bases in 2 codons): MDDAAVFKVSFIFPNKDTYEGECKRTAEHMLERNSHGVHTGANRTTYVGSWKNGKMNGTGRLGHPSGAXYEGEFKDNVFHGAGTYTFPNGAKHIGPFNENKMECEGDFIDENGXWSGTFHGSAAVGLKQKLKM, from the exons ATGGACG ATGCTGCGGTTTTTAAAGTGTCTTTCATATTCCCAAATAAAGACACGTATG AGGGGGAGTGCAAAAGGACAGCTGAGCATATGCTCGAGAGGAACAGTCATGGAGTCCACACCGGTGCCAACAGAACTACATATGTCGGCAGCTGGAAAAATGGCAAG ATGAATGGTACTGGAAGGCTAGGACATCCTTCTGGGG GTTATGAAGGTGAGTTCAAAGACAACGTGTTTCATGGGGCTGGAACTTACACATTTCCAAATGGAGCAAAGCACATTGGACCATTCAATGAAAACAA GATGGAATGTGAAGGAGACTTTATAGATGAAAATGG GTGGAGTGGCACATTTCATGGCTCAGCAGCAGTAGGACTGAAGCAGAAGTTGAAAATGTAG